Proteins encoded together in one Bacteroides zoogleoformans window:
- a CDS encoding DUF4876 domain-containing protein yields MKSFLKNGLLLAVIGLSVFTSCRRDGDENEQTSETKINHLLIQEVYYGGTYFTRTYDGKEYEQAYDEDKYIKIYNPTSKTIYLDNYALAVHPFDPCNRIELKDEYNFIKTHFGVSTIVLFGGNGTQHPLAAGASAIIAKKAINHRTDREKYLKDNEENLDNYKRLDQLIDLSKADYQWVPKEEVSGVDNNVREMALWYSQGEWKKDEMSNFDVSNKSVIALIKLGDTPENIKKTFIEESGYTKAEDIAKRKYYKNVAYKTDGHHSHEATLMIMPYEWVEDVVTICPNTEFKWSVVDIKVDKGHKGVQETANDKIDKHAGKALVRRFDGNKFVDDNNSTSDFEVAEASMFPKNKK; encoded by the coding sequence ATGAAAAGCTTTTTGAAAAACGGGCTATTGCTCGCAGTAATTGGTTTATCCGTATTTACAAGTTGCCGCAGAGATGGTGACGAAAACGAACAAACATCTGAAACTAAAATCAATCACCTTCTGATACAAGAGGTGTATTATGGTGGTACTTATTTTACCCGAACTTATGATGGGAAAGAGTACGAGCAAGCGTATGATGAAGACAAGTACATCAAGATCTATAACCCCACATCCAAGACTATCTATTTAGACAATTATGCTTTGGCCGTACATCCATTTGATCCCTGTAACAGAATAGAACTCAAAGATGAATATAACTTCATCAAAACACATTTCGGGGTATCTACCATCGTCCTCTTCGGGGGTAACGGCACTCAACATCCATTAGCTGCAGGAGCCTCTGCTATCATCGCTAAGAAAGCGATTAACCATAGAACCGACAGGGAAAAATACTTAAAAGACAATGAGGAGAATTTAGATAATTACAAAAGATTGGACCAACTTATTGATTTAAGTAAAGCCGACTATCAGTGGGTACCGAAAGAAGAAGTCAGTGGTGTGGACAACAATGTGCGTGAAATGGCTCTGTGGTATTCGCAAGGAGAATGGAAGAAAGATGAAATGAGCAACTTTGACGTATCCAACAAAAGTGTCATAGCCCTGATTAAATTGGGCGATACACCGGAAAATATCAAGAAAACTTTTATAGAAGAATCTGGTTACACGAAAGCAGAAGACATTGCCAAGAGAAAGTACTACAAAAATGTTGCTTACAAGACTGACGGACACCACAGTCACGAAGCCACCCTGATGATTATGCCTTATGAGTGGGTTGAAGATGTAGTGACCATCTGTCCCAACACAGAATTCAAATGGTCAGTGGTAGATATAAAAGTAGACAAAGGACACAAGGGTGTGCAAGAAACGGCGAACGATAAGATTGATAAACACGCAGGAAAGGCCTTAGTAAGACGGTTTGATGGAAATAAATTTGTCGACGACAATAACTCTACCTCCGACTTTGAAGTTGCAGAAGCCTCTATGTTTCCTAAGAACAAGAAGTAG
- a CDS encoding MarC family protein, with protein MESILPFALLCFTSFFTLTNPLGTMPVFLTMTHGMTEKERRSVVSRATLVAFVTIMTFTFAGQFLFKFFGISTNGFRIAGGFIIFKIGFDMLQARYTPMKLKDEEIKTYADDISVTPLGIPMLCGPGAIANAIVLMQDAYTFEMKGVLIGIIALIYLLTFFILRASTRLVDVLGETGNNVMMRLMGLILMVIAVECFVSGVKPILMEILQSTVG; from the coding sequence ATGGAATCTATTTTACCTTTCGCTTTGCTCTGTTTCACCTCTTTTTTCACTTTGACAAACCCTCTTGGCACAATGCCGGTCTTCCTGACCATGACACATGGCATGACGGAGAAGGAGCGTCGTTCAGTGGTTTCGCGTGCCACATTGGTAGCTTTTGTCACTATCATGACCTTTACTTTTGCCGGTCAATTCCTTTTTAAGTTTTTTGGAATCTCTACCAATGGCTTTCGTATCGCGGGTGGTTTCATCATCTTTAAGATAGGCTTTGATATGTTGCAAGCTCGTTATACGCCAATGAAGCTGAAAGACGAAGAGATAAAAACCTATGCCGACGATATTTCCGTCACTCCGCTTGGCATTCCGATGCTTTGCGGCCCGGGTGCCATAGCCAATGCCATTGTGCTGATGCAGGATGCCTATACTTTTGAGATGAAAGGCGTTTTGATAGGTATTATCGCTTTGATTTATTTGCTCACCTTCTTTATATTGCGTGCTTCCACTCGCTTGGTGGATGTGTTGGGCGAAACCGGGAACAACGTGATGATGCGTCTGATGGGACTTATTCTGATGGTTATTGCGGTGGAATGTTTTGTCAGTGGGGTAAAGCCGATTCTGATGGAAATATTGCAAAGTACGGTAGGTTGA
- a CDS encoding YjjG family noncanonical pyrimidine nucleotidase, with translation MAHRYKNLFFDLDDTLWAFSQNARDTFEEMYHKYGYDSFFCSFHHFYTLYQKRNAELWEEYGNGQVTKEELNRRRFLYPLEAVGAGDAVLAQRFADDFFSVIPTKSGLMPYAHEALEYLSDKYNLYIISNGFQELQCHKMRSAGIDGFFKKVILSDDIGVLKPWPEIFHFALSATQSELKESLMIGDSWENDVVGAGGVGMHQVFYNVNGKENLPFRPTYEIFSLKELMQIL, from the coding sequence ATGGCACATCGATATAAGAATCTTTTCTTTGATCTGGATGACACGCTGTGGGCATTTTCACAGAATGCACGCGACACTTTTGAGGAAATGTATCATAAATACGGATATGACTCTTTTTTTTGCTCTTTCCATCATTTTTACACCCTTTATCAGAAACGCAATGCAGAGTTGTGGGAGGAATATGGCAACGGGCAGGTAACAAAGGAAGAACTGAACCGCCGGCGTTTTCTTTATCCTTTGGAAGCAGTGGGGGCGGGAGATGCCGTTTTGGCACAAAGATTTGCAGATGATTTTTTCTCTGTCATCCCTACGAAAAGCGGGTTGATGCCCTATGCGCACGAAGCGTTGGAGTATTTGTCGGATAAATACAATCTGTACATTATTTCCAACGGTTTTCAGGAACTTCAATGTCACAAAATGCGTTCGGCCGGGATTGATGGTTTCTTCAAGAAAGTGATTCTTTCTGATGATATCGGTGTGCTGAAGCCATGGCCTGAGATTTTTCATTTCGCCTTGTCGGCCACGCAATCCGAGTTGAAAGAATCGCTGATGATAGGAGATAGTTGGGAAAATGATGTGGTTGGAGCCGGAGGAGTGGGTATGCATCAAGTATTTTACAACGTGAACGGAAAAGAAAATTTGCCTTTTCGTCCCACTTATGAGATTTTTAGTTTAAAAGAATTAATGCAGATTTTGTGA